TAATGGTTTTCACTTATGGCATTGATGGTGAAAAACGCGGTCTTGGGGTCTCCCCAAGTAGAGCGATTTTGAACCCGGAGGGTCAAGACCAAATAATTTTATCAGAAAATTCTGGGGCTGTCTTGCAAAGTTGCTCCTCTACAGCGCTCCGCGCATCCTTCGGCGGGGGAGACCCCAAGACCGCACTTTGCGCTTCGTCATACATCTGATATTTGTTTTTGCTCTTGCAAAAAATCAATATCAGATGCAATCCTTATCCCCCGCTCCCTATCCCCACCTTATGAGTACATTGAAGGTGGGGACTTCCGCGACACGTTAAAATTCGTCACTATCCTAAATACTTATGCTTATCAAACGTCGGGAATTTCTTGCAAGCTGTGGATTAGCTACCTTCGCTACCCAGATACCATCATTTACCGCCCAAGGTAAGCCATCTCCAAACACCATCTGCAAGCCGCCCCACCTGCAAGTAGGCGATACCGTAGGATTGATTTCCCCTGCGGGTATCATTGACGCTAAAGATATCGAAGCAGCGCAGCAATCAATTTCACAATTAGGGTTAAAGGTTAAGTTGGGGGAGCATATTTTAGATCGTTACGGCTATTTAGCGGGTAAAGATGCCGATCGCGCCGATGATGTAAACTTGATGTTTAGCGATCGCACCATCAAAGCAATTATTCCGATGCGTGGTGGTTGGGGCTGTAATCGCATTTTACCCTTACTCAACTACTCACTAATCCGCTCCCATCCAAAGATTATCATCGGCTATAGCGATATTACGACGCTGTTGTTGGCAATTAATGCCCGTAGTCAAATGATTACTTTTCATGGGCCAGTTGCTACATCTACTTGGAATCAATTTTCAGTGGATTACTTCAAGCGCATCCTATTTAATGGTGAAGCTGTGACTATGCAAAATCTCAACCCTAGCGAAGTGCGGGTGGAGACAATAGCACCAGGAAAGGCGACAGGTAAACTTATGGGTGGAAACTTATCAGTCTTATCAGCGATGGTAGGTTCACCTTACCTACCTTCTTGGAACAAAAGCATTCTATTTGTGGAAGAAGTTGGCGAGGATGTTTACCGTGTAGATAGAATGCTGACACAGTTAAAAACGGCTGGGATACTTAACCAAATTGCTGGCTTTATCTTTGGGCAATGTACTAATTGTAAACTTGGGGATGAACCATCGTTTACTTTAATGCAAGTCTTGCAAGATCGCATACTTCCTTTAGGAGTTCCTGCTTGGTATGGTTCAATGATTGGTCATATTAAAGATAAATTTACCTTGCCAATTGGTGGGGAAGTGGAAATAGATGCTGAACTTGGGACAATACGAATGTTAGAGGCGGCTGTTAAATAATTTTGGATTTTAGAGGATGTTTTAAAAGTCCTCTGGTCGGTAGCAAAAAGTTTTAGATCCCCCTAAATCCCCCTTAAAAAGGGGGACTTTGATTCTTCCCCCTTTTTAAGGGGGGTTAGGGGGCAATACAGTTCAGTTAAGCATTTCTTTCTTCTCTTTGCGTTCTTTGCGTCCTTTGCGGTTCGTTAAAAAAATTGTCTTTTACAAAGAGTTTTAGCCAGTATTGGAAAGGGTTTTGTGTCTGTTTTGGGATGATTCAAAATCTAAAATCTAAAATTCGATGATTTTGATTAATATTTTGATAGATAGTATGAATTTCTCCTCGCTATGTTACGACTAACAGAAGTAAAGCTCCCGCTCGATCATCCTGAAGATGAGATCAAGTCTGCCATCCTCAAAAAGCTGCAAATCACGAACGAAGAATTGATCGGTTATTCCATCTTCAAACGTAGCTATGATGCCCGTAAGAAAGGAGAGATCGCCCTTGTTTATATTCTGGATGTAGAAACGACTCAGGAGACTCATCTACTCAAGCGTCTGAAAAAAGATCCTCATTTAATGGTCACGCCAGACATGAGTTATCGCCCAGTGGCACAAGCACCTAGCAATTTGGCGATTCGCCCCATCGTGATTGGTACTGGGCCTTGTGGCTTATTTGCGGGTTTAATGCTGGCACAAATGGGCTTTTGCCCAATCATTTTAGAACGTGGGAAAAAAGTCCGCGATCGCACCGTTGATACCTTTGGCTTTTGGAAGAAAAAATCAGACTTCAACCCAGAATCTAATGCCCAATTTGGCGAAGGTGGGGCGGGTACTTTCTCTGATGGCAAACTCTACAGTCAAGTCAAAGATCCTCAGCATTATGGACGCAAAGTATTAACTGAACTCGTGAATGCGGGAGCCTCACCGGAAATTCTCTATATTAATAAACCACATATCGGCACATTCAAACTGGTGGGAATTGTCCAAAGTATGCGGGCTAAAATCGAATCTCTCGGTGGTGAAATTCGCTTTGAAAGTCGGGTGGCAGATATTAACATCGAAAATGGACAGGTACAGGGAGTCACCCTCGCCAGTGGGGAATATATCGCCAGCAATTATATGGTTTTGGCAGTGGGACACAGCGCCCGCGATACCTTCCAAATGTTATACGATCGCGGCGTTTACATCGAGCCTAAACCTTTTTCTATCGGCTTTCGCATCGAACATCCCCAGACTCTCATCGACCAATGTCGTTTCGGCCCTCAAGCTGGTCATAAGCTTTTAGGTGCTGCCGATTATAAACTGGTTCATCACTGCCAAAATGGTCGTTCAGTCTATAGTTTTTGTATGTGTCCGGGCGGGTTGGTGGTTGCAGCCGCATCAGAACCAGGGCGACTTGTCACCAATGGCATGAGCCAATATTCTCGTAATGAGCGCAATGCTAACAGTGCGATCGTTGTGGGCATCACCCCCGAAGATTATCCAGGAAATGCCTTAGCGGGAATTGACTTTCAACGGCGCTTAGAAGAACAGGCTTTTGAATTGGGCGGTGGAACTTATGAAGCTCCAGGGCAGTTAGTGGGAGACTTTCTCAACCATCGCCCTTCTACAGCATTGGGCACGGTTAAACCGTCTTATACACCTGGGGTACATTTAGGTGATTTGAGCCAGAGTTTACCAGATTATGCGATCGCTGCCATCCGGGAAGCACTTCCTGCTTTTGACAAACAAATTAAGGGATTTGCGATGGACGATGCTGTGTTAACTGGGGTGGAAACCCGCACATCGTCACCGATTCGGATTAAACGCAAAGAGGATTATCAGAGTTTAAATACAGTCGGGCTTTTTCCGGCTGGTGAAGGTGCAGGATACGCAGGGGGGATTCTCTCGGCTGGTATCGATGGTATCAAAGTGGCAGAAGCAGTGGCTTTAAGTATTTTGAGAAATTGCGATCGCAATCTCAGCATCTGACTTTGAGTTGAGAGCGATACTATGTTCACTTACAACCTGAAGTGGGAACCATATTTATAATAGCCCTTCCAGTGAAATTGCTATTTGAGTGGTGGTTGGGAACCTCTCAGTATTAGTGTCAACTTAACGCAAAAGTAATGTCCCGCAAGGAACTGAAGTTCAAGGCGGGTGATGAAGCCAATAGTTAAGCTGATTCCTAGCTTAAGTTGACACGTATGACCTCTCACCTGCTCCTGCCTTTTGTTCTTGCAAACTCTAACCTTAGATGCAACATTTAGCTTCTCTGCTGTGCCAGTTCAGTGGTGTCCTACTTACCTGTCTGATTTCCACTCCCGTCCTCGCTCAAATTGTTCCCGACTCTACACTTCCAGTAAATTCTCAGGTAACACCTGGCTGCACAATTTGTACCATCGACGGAGGCACAGTTCGGGGCACAAATTTATTTCACAGTTTCCGCGAGTTTTCCATTCCCAGAGGCGGCGAGGCATTTTTCAATAATTCACCTGCGATCCAAAATATCCTCACGCGGGTCACTGGAAGCAATTTTTCTAGTATTGATGGGCTGATTCGTGCCAACGGGACTGCCAATCTATTTTTGATCAATCCCAACGGGATTATTTTTGGTTCCAATGCCCGGTTAAACATCGGTGGTTCCTTTTTTGCCAGCACTGCCAGCAGTTTGAAGTTTCCCGATGGCAGTGAGTTCAGCGCCACCCATCCCCAAGCACCACCGCTACTAAGCATCAACGTGCCATTAGGATTGCAAAGGGGCAGCATTCCACCCGATTCTACCATTGTCAATAGGGGTAATCTCACTGCCGGACAAGACCTGACTTTGGAAGCAAACCATCTCGATTTGCAAGGACAACTGATAGCAGGTAGAGATGTCACCCTGAACGCTCAAGGGACGGTACAAATTCGGGATAACCTCACCACTCCATTTATTGCTAGTGCAGGTAGAGACTTAATGATTCAAGGGAATCAGGGTGTTGATATTTTTACCCTGAATCATCCCCAATCGCAGTTTCAGAGTCTCGGCAAATTGAGTCTGGTCAGCAATGGTACAATTTCAGGTGATGCCCATTTTTTTAGCGGTGGTGATTTCCAAATCCGCAGTCAATCGGGACAACCCGCCACCTTTATCAGCCAGTATGACCCGATTATTAGCAGTGCAGGGGATGTAGATATTGCAGGTAGCTACACAGGAGCATCCTTGCTAATTGAGTCATTGAGCAGTGTGCAGATTCAGGGTGGCATTAAGATTACAGCCCCCGATACAGTCTCTACATTTGCGGGGAGTGATGGGATTTTGAGTACCCATTCGGGGTTAATCATCCGGTCTGGGCAGACGAATCTGATTGATGGCGGCAGCAATCAAAACAATCCGCCTACTTACACAACTAGCACAGTTCCAAGTGGAATTACGCTGATGGGTAATGTGCTGGTGCAACCTTTTAATAACGTTGGGGGAGTCGTTAGCTTAATTGCGGGCACTGGAGATATTAACGTTGCCAGTATCGATGTGTCCAATCAAAGCGGGGGAGATGGCGGGACGATCGCTCTCTCTACCAACAATGGCAACCTCACCACTAATGGGGTGTTGTACTCAGCCTCAACCTCAGATAGTGGCAACAGTGGCAATGGCGGGGCGATCGCTCTCTCTACCAACAATGGCAACCTCAAGGTCAATGGCACGTTGTACTCAGCCTCAACCTCAGATAGTGGCAACAGTGGCAATGGCGGGGCGATCGCTCTCTCTACCAACAACGGCAACCTCACCACCAGTAATGGTGTGTTGTATTCACTCTCAAGCTCAAATGGTGGCAACAGTGGCAATGGCGGGGCGATTACCCTTTCTGCTACCAATGGTACTATCACCAATGATGGTTATTTGTACTCAGCATCAGGCTCAACAACTGGCAACAGTGGCAATGGCGGGGCGATCGCTCTTTCTACCAACAACGGCACTCTCACGAATAATGGCTTGTTGTACTCATTTTCAAGCTCAGATAGTGGCAAGAGTGGCAATGGCGGAGCGATCACCCTTTCTGCTACCAATGGCGACCTTACTACCAATGGTTATTTGTACTCAGCCTCAAGTGGCACGAGTGGAATGGGGGGAGCGATCGCTCTCTCTACCAACAATGGCAATCTCACCAACAATGGCGTGTTGGACTCAAGCTCAACCTCAACAACTGGCAATAGTGGCAATGGCGGAGCGATCGCTCTCTCGACAACCAAAGGCGATCTCACCAACAATGGTTACTTGTCTTCATACTCGACCTCAACAACTGGTAATAGTGGCAATAGTGGAGCAATCACTTTTACCAGCACCAACGGCAACCTCACCAACAATAACTTGTTGTACTCATTCTCGTACTCAACAAATGGCAATAGTGGCAATGGTGGGGCAATCACCTTTACCAGCAACAACGGCAACCTCAGCAACAATAATTACGGTTACTTGTCCTCATTTTCGCTCTCAGGCACCGGCAATAGTGGCAATGGCGGCGCGATCGCTCTAACCAGCACCAACGGCAACCTTCTTACCAATAGTGATTTGTCCTCATTTTCCTACTCAACAACTGGCAATAGTGGCAATGGCGGCGCGATCGCTCTCACCGCACAGAATGGGAATATTACTGGAGGGGGAAATAGCCTGAATACCTTTTCGGTTGCGCCCCAAGGAACTGCAAAGGTTGGCGGAAATGTCACATTAGACGCAAAAAACCAGGTGTCTGGACTGCAAATATTGACGGCATCTTCTTCAGCACAGGCGGGGGCAGTTGCGGTAAATGGGCAAGCAGATTTGGCGATCGCTGATACTGTAATTTTGACTGGAAAACAGGTGACAATAGATACTCCATTTACAGGGAAAATCTCAATTCCAGTTAGTGGAACAGGGCGATCGGGCGATGTCAGCATTAATAGCGCTGGGAATCTCACTCTCACTAACAGCCGGATTGAAAGCGACACCAAAGGCAGCGATCGCGCCGGAAATATTACCTTTACCAGCCCTGGTCTAGCAACGTTCAACCAGAGTAAAATTCTCAGTAGCACCAGCAATAGCGGCAATGCCGGGAATATTACCGTTACCACTGGGCAGGGTATCGACCTCACCAACGGTAGCAGTCTTTCTGCCACCACCAGCAGTACTGGCAAAGCGGGCGATATTACCCTCAGCAGCCCGACAGTTGTGGTTACTGGAGATGCACAGATTACCGCCGCCACTCAGAGCAGTGGTCGGGGTGGCACTATCACCATCAACGCCCCCACAACCGTGAACATCGCCCAAGTGCAAGGTGCTGCCCCCGTCGTTTCGGTCGCAGCCACCGACACAGGTAAAGCCGGGGATATTATAATTAACACGCCCAGTTTCAATTTGTCTGATAACGCTCGGATTGTTGCCACAGCCAGCGCTACGGCAACTAATACCGAAGGTGGTGGTAGTATTACCCTCAATGCTTCCGAAATGAATCTAGCAGGAATCGTTGGAGTGTTTGCCGATACCCAAGGACAAGCCCCTGCTGGCACTTTACGGCTCAATCCCTACGCCAATGACTCGACTTTAAATGTGTTCCTCGCGCCTCAATCCCAAATATCTGCGTCTACCAATGGTAGTGGTAAGGGTGGCGACCTGATTCTCACTGCTCCAGACACGATTACCTTGACAGGTGCAGGTAAGTTAACTGCCGAAACTAGCAGCAGTGGCAATGCTGGAAATATTAGCGTGATGACTCGGCAATTTACTATCAATGGTGGGGTAGAATTATCTGCTTCCACCTCTGGCAGTGGCAATGCTGGCAACCTCACAATTGCTGCCGATCGCGTCAACTTGAGCCAAGGAGCGCGCGTATCTTCTAACACTTCTAGTAGTGGAGCCGCAGGGGATATTACATTTAACCTAACTGATCAATTGATGCTCACTGATGCTGGTACTGGACTATTTGCCACCACAACTGCGGGTTCTACGGGCAAGGGCGGCAACATTACCGTGGGAGCAAAAACAGCTTTATTCCAGGATGAAGCAGCGATCGCAGTCGGGAGTTTGGGTAGTGGTGCAGGGGGCAATATCAACCTCACCACTGGGCAACTGACCCTTAACAATGGGGTAGAACTATCTGCTTCCACCTCTGGCAGTGGTAATGCCGGAAACTTAACTATTGCTGCCGATAGCGTCAACTTGAGTCAGGGAGCGCGGGTATCTTCCAATACTTCTAGCAGTGGAGCCGCAGGGGATATTACATTTCAGACTGACCAACTAACTCTTAATGGGGCTGGTACTGGACTATTTGCCACCACAACTGCGGGTTCTACGGGCAAGGGCGGCAACATAACTGTGGGAGCAAAAACAGCTTTATTCCAGGATGAAGCAGCGATCGCAGTCGGGAGTTTTGGTAGTGGTGCAGGGGGCAATATCTCGGTTATAGCCAATCAACTTAAGCTTGATACGCGTGCCTCCCTCACTGCCGAAACTGCTAGCACTCAAGGGGGCAACATTACCCTCGATGTAGGCGATCTGTTGTTGCTACGGCGCAATAGCTTGATTTCGACTACCGCAGGTACAGCCCAAGCGGGGGGTAATGGCGGCAACATTTCGATTAATATTCCTAACGGGTTTCTGATTGGGGTGCTGTCAGAAGACAGCGATATTCGCGCCAATGCCTTTGCTGGGAACGGTGGCAAGATCGACATTACTTCTCAAGGGATTTTCGGACTCCAGTTTCAGCCCAAAAACACACCCAATAGTGACATTACCGCTAATTCGCAATTTGGTGTGAGTGGGACGGTGCAGATTAATAATCTTGGTGTCGATCCAAGTGCTGGAGTTGTGCAAATGCCTGTAAATTTCGTAGACTCTAGTCAGCAAATTGCCACAGGGTGTAATGCTCAAGGCAGTAGTTTTGTGGCTACAGGACGAGGGGGATTGCCGTCTAATCCAAATGAATGGGTAGGTAGCGATCGCCCCTGGAGTGACATTCGCGATGTATCTGAATTTCAAAGGCAAGATAAACCCATCGCCTATACCCCATACCCTATAACTTCCGATCCCGCCATCATCGAAGCAACCGCATTCATTCGCACAGCTACCGGAGAAATTCAACTCATAGCCCAGTCTGCATCTGGAAATACTGGCGTTGGCGATGTTCCCGTTACGTGTGCGATCGCTAAACCATAATCCAAATTGTCCTTAAGTGAAATTTTCACGCCGACTTACTTATAGGACTTACGCACTCGTGACGACAAACTAAGTCTTTGCGATTACTTCGCTTCGCTCGTAATGACGTAAAATCGTAGTCTGTGCGTAATTCCTGACTTAATACAATTCATATTTCATTAACTGACAAGGTATAGCTCCGTTGTACACAGCAATCCTCTGGGAAGATTTCAGCCCGATGGATTGAGACAATTCCTTGTTACCACTCAGCACAAATGCAGTCCAGCCTTTGAAGCGTTGTTTTAATACATCGCCCAAAAGTTTGTAAAATCCCCCTAAATCGCTATCTCGCCCCAGCCGTTCGCCATAAGGTGGATTGCAGAATAAAACCCCACTATCTGCGGGGGCGACAACATCGGCTAACTCCATCTGAGAAAACCATACATGGTTATCAACGCCGCAATTTTGAGCATTGTTAATCGCTTGCTCGATTATATTTTCATCGCGATCGCTTCCCCAAATAGGTGCGGGAAGGGTGTCTAGTTGGCTGTCCTTAGCTTCTTGGAGCAGCTTTTCTAAAAGGGGCAGGTCAAAATCGAGCCAATTTTCAAATCCAAAGGAATCCCGAAATAGCCCCGGTGCTATATTCAGTGATTTTAAACTAGCTTCCAAAGGTAAAGTCCCAGATCCACACAAAGGATCGTAGAACATCTGGTGTGGTTGCCAGCCTGAAAGTTGAATCAGGGCAGCAGCCAGAGATTCCTTGAGAGGGGCTGCTCCAACCGCAGGGCGATAGCCTCGGCGGTGCAGACTATTTCCAGAACTGTCGAGTTTGACGGTACAAAAGTCGCGTTCAATATGAACATTTATTCGCACATCTGGTTCATGAAGCTCTACATTTGAACGCTCACCGAGATTTTCTTTCTGCTGATCAACGATCGCATTTTTGATCTGGAGAGATGTGAAGTGGCTGTGGTTGAGATGTTTGTTTTTGCCCGTGACATTCACAGCCAGGGTCATATCTGGCGTTAAATAGTTTTGCCAATCGATAGTCTGAATTCCGCGATAAAGATCCTTAGCATCTTCGCAAGGAAACTCATGGATATTCACCAAGATTCGGAACGGTAGCCTAGCCCAGAGGTTGACGCGATAAAGTAGAGTGCGATCGCCCTCAAAGGCGACACCGCAAAACCCTGGCTCTACAGAATCGGCTCCCAATTGCTCTAACTCTTGAGCCGCGAGGGTTTCTAATCCGCGAGCAACCGTTGCAAAATAATTCATATATTCGTAATTCGTAATTCGTAATTAAAGGCTGCTAAGACGCTCAGATCCCTCTTTTTGTTTTGAAACTCAGATTAATCTAGAAATTTCTAAAATCAATCATTGTCTGACGATAAGCATCTGGTAAACCTGTATCAAAACAGTTACCTTTAACAATATATCCTGTCATTCCCTCTTCCTGACGCAATCTTTCCAGACAAGATGTTAACTGAAATTCACCTCGCTCTCGCAAATTTTGCTTGATATGTTCTGCTAAAAAGTCAAAAATTTTCGGCGTTAGTAAATATAAACCAAATATACCTAAAAAATTATTTTCTGACATTCCCTCTACACACAGATTTTGTTGTGCATATTCAATAGTAGGTTTTTCATAGAGTTGTGTAACTGACAAAATCGAGTTTAATTCTTGCCAAATTCCTGTTATACACCCAGCTTTATGAATAATTTCGGCTGGCATTGTAGTTAAGCCAACAACACTTTGATTAACTTGTTCGTAAACATCTAAAACTTGACTAGCACAAGATTTTTCAATATCAGATGCATAAATATGGTCGCCCAACATTAATAAAAACGGCTCATTTTGTACCCAATCTTTAGCACAAAATACCGCATGACCATAACCTAATTGTTCTTCTTGCAATAAGATAGTAACTTTGCTACCTAAATCTTCAAGATATCGGCTATATTCTTTATTCGGCGGTGAAAGTTTCTCGAAAAGTTCTTTTTTAGGTGGATTTTTCAATAAATCTTCAAATATGTCTTTGTCATCCGGCTGCACCACAATCCCCACTTCTGCAATTCCAGCACTAATTGCCTCTTCAATAATTGCAATAATCACAGGTTTTGCCCTACCATCTCGATCGATAATCGGGAAAAGTTCTTTTTTCACAACCTTAGTCGCTGGAAACAACCGAGTCCCAAAACCAGCAACCGGAATCACCGCTTTTCTAACTTGATTTTTCTGCATCAATCCTCAATCCCCATCACCTTAAAATCTCCCCTGCTCCCTGCTCCCTGCTCCCTGCTCCCCTACCTCTTGATCATCCCAACTTCTCAAACAACTCCGCCAACACCACATTAGAAAACAAAAACCCTTGAGGATCAATCAAACGCAACCTTCCCCCTACAACTTCCACCCAACCTCGATCAAAATACCCTTGCAAACACCTACAAATTTCCTCCACCTTTTCTTCCCCAAAGTCCTCCGCCAACACCGCCAAACTCAAACCCTCTGCCAAACGCAACCCCAACATTAACGTTTCTAACAATACTTCCTTTGGGGGAGTCACATCACAATCAATCACACCGCCAGCTTGTACCCACTCGTAGTACTCCCTAGTCTTGCGCGGACGAGTGAAGCGTTTCCCCTGCACATAACTCGCTGCACCCATGCCAAAGCCGTAGTAAGGGCGATTTTCCCAATAAACTCGATTATGCCGACATTGATGACCAAGTTGGGCATAATTGGAAATTTCATAATGCTCATAACCTGCACCAGTTAAAACCTGCTGCCCCATCTGGTACATTTTGACTGTGGCTTCATCGGTGGGCAAAGGAGTATCACCAGGTTTGTAGTAACGACCAAAGGCTGTACCTGGTTCGATGGTGAGATCGTAGATAGAAATGTGAGTGGGTAAAAGCGCCACCGCTTTTGTTAGAGAATCCTGCCATTGATCCAAAGACTGATGCGGCAACCCAGAAATTAAGTCTAAGCTGAATTCGGGAATCTCGACTTGGTGGATTAACTCCACAGCTGCAAAAATATCTTCAACTGAGTGCGATCGCCCCGCCGTCTGCAATAAT
This Nostoc sp. KVJ3 DNA region includes the following protein-coding sequences:
- a CDS encoding beta strand repeat-containing protein; this translates as MQHLASLLCQFSGVLLTCLISTPVLAQIVPDSTLPVNSQVTPGCTICTIDGGTVRGTNLFHSFREFSIPRGGEAFFNNSPAIQNILTRVTGSNFSSIDGLIRANGTANLFLINPNGIIFGSNARLNIGGSFFASTASSLKFPDGSEFSATHPQAPPLLSINVPLGLQRGSIPPDSTIVNRGNLTAGQDLTLEANHLDLQGQLIAGRDVTLNAQGTVQIRDNLTTPFIASAGRDLMIQGNQGVDIFTLNHPQSQFQSLGKLSLVSNGTISGDAHFFSGGDFQIRSQSGQPATFISQYDPIISSAGDVDIAGSYTGASLLIESLSSVQIQGGIKITAPDTVSTFAGSDGILSTHSGLIIRSGQTNLIDGGSNQNNPPTYTTSTVPSGITLMGNVLVQPFNNVGGVVSLIAGTGDINVASIDVSNQSGGDGGTIALSTNNGNLTTNGVLYSASTSDSGNSGNGGAIALSTNNGNLKVNGTLYSASTSDSGNSGNGGAIALSTNNGNLTTSNGVLYSLSSSNGGNSGNGGAITLSATNGTITNDGYLYSASGSTTGNSGNGGAIALSTNNGTLTNNGLLYSFSSSDSGKSGNGGAITLSATNGDLTTNGYLYSASSGTSGMGGAIALSTNNGNLTNNGVLDSSSTSTTGNSGNGGAIALSTTKGDLTNNGYLSSYSTSTTGNSGNSGAITFTSTNGNLTNNNLLYSFSYSTNGNSGNGGAITFTSNNGNLSNNNYGYLSSFSLSGTGNSGNGGAIALTSTNGNLLTNSDLSSFSYSTTGNSGNGGAIALTAQNGNITGGGNSLNTFSVAPQGTAKVGGNVTLDAKNQVSGLQILTASSSAQAGAVAVNGQADLAIADTVILTGKQVTIDTPFTGKISIPVSGTGRSGDVSINSAGNLTLTNSRIESDTKGSDRAGNITFTSPGLATFNQSKILSSTSNSGNAGNITVTTGQGIDLTNGSSLSATTSSTGKAGDITLSSPTVVVTGDAQITAATQSSGRGGTITINAPTTVNIAQVQGAAPVVSVAATDTGKAGDIIINTPSFNLSDNARIVATASATATNTEGGGSITLNASEMNLAGIVGVFADTQGQAPAGTLRLNPYANDSTLNVFLAPQSQISASTNGSGKGGDLILTAPDTITLTGAGKLTAETSSSGNAGNISVMTRQFTINGGVELSASTSGSGNAGNLTIAADRVNLSQGARVSSNTSSSGAAGDITFNLTDQLMLTDAGTGLFATTTAGSTGKGGNITVGAKTALFQDEAAIAVGSLGSGAGGNINLTTGQLTLNNGVELSASTSGSGNAGNLTIAADSVNLSQGARVSSNTSSSGAAGDITFQTDQLTLNGAGTGLFATTTAGSTGKGGNITVGAKTALFQDEAAIAVGSFGSGAGGNISVIANQLKLDTRASLTAETASTQGGNITLDVGDLLLLRRNSLISTTAGTAQAGGNGGNISINIPNGFLIGVLSEDSDIRANAFAGNGGKIDITSQGIFGLQFQPKNTPNSDITANSQFGVSGTVQINNLGVDPSAGVVQMPVNFVDSSQQIATGCNAQGSSFVATGRGGLPSNPNEWVGSDRPWSDIRDVSEFQRQDKPIAYTPYPITSDPAIIEATAFIRTATGEIQLIAQSASGNTGVGDVPVTCAIAKP
- a CDS encoding THUMP domain-containing class I SAM-dependent RNA methyltransferase; the encoded protein is MNYFATVARGLETLAAQELEQLGADSVEPGFCGVAFEGDRTLLYRVNLWARLPFRILVNIHEFPCEDAKDLYRGIQTIDWQNYLTPDMTLAVNVTGKNKHLNHSHFTSLQIKNAIVDQQKENLGERSNVELHEPDVRINVHIERDFCTVKLDSSGNSLHRRGYRPAVGAAPLKESLAAALIQLSGWQPHQMFYDPLCGSGTLPLEASLKSLNIAPGLFRDSFGFENWLDFDLPLLEKLLQEAKDSQLDTLPAPIWGSDRDENIIEQAINNAQNCGVDNHVWFSQMELADVVAPADSGVLFCNPPYGERLGRDSDLGGFYKLLGDVLKQRFKGWTAFVLSGNKELSQSIGLKSSQRIAVYNGAIPCQLMKYELY
- a CDS encoding UTP--glucose-1-phosphate uridylyltransferase; protein product: MQKNQVRKAVIPVAGFGTRLFPATKVVKKELFPIIDRDGRAKPVIIAIIEEAISAGIAEVGIVVQPDDKDIFEDLLKNPPKKELFEKLSPPNKEYSRYLEDLGSKVTILLQEEQLGYGHAVFCAKDWVQNEPFLLMLGDHIYASDIEKSCASQVLDVYEQVNQSVVGLTTMPAEIIHKAGCITGIWQELNSILSVTQLYEKPTIEYAQQNLCVEGMSENNFLGIFGLYLLTPKIFDFLAEHIKQNLRERGEFQLTSCLERLRQEEGMTGYIVKGNCFDTGLPDAYRQTMIDFRNF
- a CDS encoding NAD(P)/FAD-dependent oxidoreductase, producing MLRLTEVKLPLDHPEDEIKSAILKKLQITNEELIGYSIFKRSYDARKKGEIALVYILDVETTQETHLLKRLKKDPHLMVTPDMSYRPVAQAPSNLAIRPIVIGTGPCGLFAGLMLAQMGFCPIILERGKKVRDRTVDTFGFWKKKSDFNPESNAQFGEGGAGTFSDGKLYSQVKDPQHYGRKVLTELVNAGASPEILYINKPHIGTFKLVGIVQSMRAKIESLGGEIRFESRVADINIENGQVQGVTLASGEYIASNYMVLAVGHSARDTFQMLYDRGVYIEPKPFSIGFRIEHPQTLIDQCRFGPQAGHKLLGAADYKLVHHCQNGRSVYSFCMCPGGLVVAAASEPGRLVTNGMSQYSRNERNANSAIVVGITPEDYPGNALAGIDFQRRLEEQAFELGGGTYEAPGQLVGDFLNHRPSTALGTVKPSYTPGVHLGDLSQSLPDYAIAAIREALPAFDKQIKGFAMDDAVLTGVETRTSSPIRIKRKEDYQSLNTVGLFPAGEGAGYAGGILSAGIDGIKVAEAVALSILRNCDRNLSI
- a CDS encoding S66 peptidase family protein, which encodes MLIKRREFLASCGLATFATQIPSFTAQGKPSPNTICKPPHLQVGDTVGLISPAGIIDAKDIEAAQQSISQLGLKVKLGEHILDRYGYLAGKDADRADDVNLMFSDRTIKAIIPMRGGWGCNRILPLLNYSLIRSHPKIIIGYSDITTLLLAINARSQMITFHGPVATSTWNQFSVDYFKRILFNGEAVTMQNLNPSEVRVETIAPGKATGKLMGGNLSVLSAMVGSPYLPSWNKSILFVEEVGEDVYRVDRMLTQLKTAGILNQIAGFIFGQCTNCKLGDEPSFTLMQVLQDRILPLGVPAWYGSMIGHIKDKFTLPIGGEVEIDAELGTIRMLEAAVK
- the hemW gene encoding radical SAM family heme chaperone HemW; its protein translation is MSQKFSVSGIASSAYVHIPFCRRRCFYCDFPVSVVGDRLRGETSGTISQYVEVLCQEIAMTPAFGQPLKTIFFGGGTPSLLSTEQLQRIVTELEKHFGIATGAEISMEIDPATFDLAYITGYRSAGVNRVSLGVQAFQEKLLQTAGRSHSVEDIFAAVELIHQVEIPEFSLDLISGLPHQSLDQWQDSLTKAVALLPTHISIYDLTIEPGTAFGRYYKPGDTPLPTDEATVKMYQMGQQVLTGAGYEHYEISNYAQLGHQCRHNRVYWENRPYYGFGMGAASYVQGKRFTRPRKTREYYEWVQAGGVIDCDVTPPKEVLLETLMLGLRLAEGLSLAVLAEDFGEEKVEEICRCLQGYFDRGWVEVVGGRLRLIDPQGFLFSNVVLAELFEKLG